One window of the Anas acuta chromosome 12, bAnaAcu1.1, whole genome shotgun sequence genome contains the following:
- the CSK gene encoding tyrosine-protein kinase CSK isoform X2 yields MSGMQAVWPSGTECIAKYNFHGTAEQDLPFSKGDVLTIVAVTKDPNWYKAKNKVGQEGIIPANYVQKREGVKAGIKLSLMPWFHGKITREQAERLLYPPETGLFLVRESTNYPGDYTLCVSCEGKVEHYRIIYSSSKLSIDEEVYFENLMQLVEHYTTDADGLCTRLIKPKVMEGTVAAQDEFSRSGWALNMKDLKLLQIIGKGEFGDVMLGDYRGNKVAVKCIKNDATAQAFLAEASVMTQLRHSNLVQLLGVIVEEKSGLYIVTEYMAKGSLVDYLRSRGRSVLGAECLLKFSLDVCEAMEYLEANNFVHRDLAARNVLVSEDNIAKVSDFGLTKEASSTQDTGKLPVKWTAPEALREKKFSTKSDVWSFGILLWEIYSFGRVPYPRIPLKDVVPRVEKGYKMDAPDGCPAIVYEVMKKCWTLDPGHRPSFHQLREQLVHIKEKELYL; encoded by the exons ATGTCAGGGATGCAG GCCGTGTGGCCGTCCGGTACGGAGTGCATCGCCAAGTACAACTTCCACGGCACCGCCGAGCAGGACCTGCCCTTCAGCAAGGGGGACGTCCTCACCATCGTCGCGGTCACCAAG GACCCCAATTGGTACAAGGCGAAGAACAaggtggggcaggagggcatCATCCCCGCCAACTACGTGCAGAAGCGGGAGGGAGTGAAGGCCGGCATCAAGCTCAGCCTCATGCC GTGGTTTCACGGGAAGATCACGCGGGAGCAGGCGGAGCGGCTGCTGTACCCCCCCGAGACGGGGCTGTTCCTGGTGCGGGAGAGCACCAACTACCCGGGGGACTACACGCTGTGCGTCAGCTGCGAGGGCAAGGTGGAGCACTACCGCATCATCTACTCCTCCAGCAAGCTCAGCATCGACGAGGAGGTCTACTTCGAGAACCTCATGCAGCTGGTGGAG cattaCACCACGGACGCGGACGGGCTGTGCACGCGCCTCATCAAGCCCAAGGTGATGGAGGGCACGGTGGCAGCACAGGACGAGTTCTCCCGCA gtggctGGGCCCTCAACATGAAGGACCTGAAGCTGCTGCAGATCATCGGCAAAGGGGAGTTTGGAG ACGTGATGCTGGGCGATTACCGGGGGAACAAGGTGGCCGTCAAGTGCATTAAAAACGACGCCACGGCGCAGGCGTTCCTGGCGGAGGCGTCGGTGATGAC GCAGCTCCGCCACAGCAACctggtgcagctgctgggggtgaTCGTGGAGGAGAAGAGCGGCCTCTACATCGTCACCGAGTACATGGCCAAG GGCAGCCTAGTGGATTACCTGCGGTCGCGCGGGAGGTCGGTGCTGGGCGCAGAGTGCCTGCTCAAGTTCTCCTT AGACGTGTGCGAGGCCATGGAGTACCTGGAGGCCAACAACTTCGTGCACCGGGACCTGGCGGCCAGGAACGTGCTGGTGTCGGAGGACAACATCGCCAAGGTCAGCGACTTCGGGCTCACCAAGGAGGCGTCGTCCACGCAGGACACGGGGAAGCTGCCGGTGAAATGGACGGCGCCCGAGGCGCTTCGAGAAAAG AAATTCTCCACCAAGTCGGACGTGTGGAGCTTCGGGATCCTCCTCTGGGAAATCTACTCCTTCGGGCGAGTGCCTTATCCGCGAATC cccctgaAGGACGTGGTGCCCCGCGTGGAGAAGGGCTACAAGATGGACGCCCCCGACGGCTGCCCCGCCATCGTCTACGAGGTGATGAAGAAGTGCTGGACCCTGGACCCCGGCCACCGGCCGTCCTTCCACCAGCTCCGCGAACAGCTAGTGCATATCAAAGAGAAGGAGCTCTACCTGtga
- the LOC137863077 gene encoding cytochrome P450 1A5-like, translating to MAAGMEAAVGSPSSVMATGVLLVAAAFCLLLLLTQPLRRRVPKGLKPPPGPRGLPVVGNVLELRKDPHLALTRLSQKYGDVMEVAIGSQPVLVLSGLDTLRQALVRQGEDFMGRPDLPSFRLIADGQSLGFSPEAGEVWKARRKLAQNALKTFSIAASPTSSSSCLLEEHISKEAAYLVTKFLQVMEEEQSFDPCRYLVVSVANVICAMCFGKRYDHNDQELLSLVNDSEKFVEVAAAGNPSDFIPLLRYLPSRSMDLFKDYNQRLVRFLQVIVKEHYETYDKDNIRDITDSLIEQCLDKKEASTAARIPNEKIVNLVNDLFGAGFESVTNSLSWCLMYLVTYPNIQKRIQAELDQTIGRERRPRLSDQGTLPYTEAFILETFRHSSFLPFTIPHSTTKDTVLNGYYIPKGRCVFVNQWQVNHDEKLWKDPHVFNPERFLNAEGTEVNKEDGEKVLIFGLGKRRCIGEFIARRQVFLFLTTLLQQLEFSVRDGRKVDMTPRYGLSLKHKRCEHFQVKQRFPMASLS from the exons AtggcagcagggatggaggcTGCAGTAGGGAGCCCCAGCAGCGTCATGGCCACCGGGGTCCTGCTGGTGGCCGCTGccttctgcctgctcctgctgctcacccAGCCCCTGCGGCGCCGCGTGCCCAAGGGGCTGAAGCCCCCCCCGGGTCCCCGCGGGCTCCCCGTGGTGGGCAACGTGCTGGAGCTGAGGAAGGACCCGCACCTGGCCCTGACGCGGCTGAGCCAGAAGTACGGGGACGTGATGGAGGTGGCCATCGGCTCCCAGCCCGTGCTGGTGCTGAGCGGGCTGGACACCCTGCGGCAGGCGCTGGTGAGGCAAGGGGAGGACTTCATGGGGCGCCCCGACCTCCCCAGCTTCCGACTCATCGCGGACGGGCAGAGCCTGGGCTTTAGCCCCGAGGCGGGGGAAGTGTGGAAAGCGCGCCGCAAGCTGGCCCAGAACGCCCTGAAGACTTTCTCCATCGCCGCCAGCCCCACATCAtcctccagctgcctcctggAGGAGCACATCTCCAAGGAGGCCGCCTACCTGGTCACCAAGTTCCTGCAGGTgatggaggaggagcagagcttcGACCCGTGCCGCTACCTGGTGGTCTCGGTGGCCAACGTCATCTGCGCCATGTGCTTCGGCAAGCGCTACGACCACAACGaccaggagctgctcagcctggTCAACGACAGCGAGAAATTTGTGGAGGTGGCGGCTGCTGGCAACCCCTCGGACTTCATCCCGCTGCTGCGCTACCTGCCCAGCCGCTCCATGGATCTCTTCAAAGATTACAACCAGCGGCTCGTGCGCTTCCTGCAGGTGATTGTCAAGGAGCACTACGAGACCTATGACAAG gacAACATCCGAGACATCACCGACTCCCTCATCGAGCAGTGCCTGGATAAGAAAGAAGCCAGCACTGCTGCGCGGATCCCTAATGAGAAGATTGTCAACCTGGTCAATGACCTCTTTGGAGCAG GGTTTGAAAGCGTGACAAACTCCCTGTCCTGGTGCCTCATGTACCTGGTGACGTACCCCAACATCCAGAAGAGGATCCAGGCTGAACTGG ATCAGACCATCGGCCGGGAGAGGAGGCCGCGGCTGTCGGACCAAGGCACGCTGCCCTACACGGAAGCCTTCATCCTGGAGACGTTCAGGCActcttccttcctgcccttcaCCATCCCACACAG CACGACCAAGGACACAGTGCTGAATGGCTACTACATCCCAAAGGGCCGTTGCGTGTTCGTCAACCAGTGGCAGGTGAACCACGATGA GAAACTTTGGAAGGACCCACACGTTTTCAACCCGGAGCGTTTCCTCAACGCCGAAGGGACCGAGGTGAACAAAGAGGACGGGGAGAAGGTGCTGATCTTcggcctggggaagaggaggtgcATCGGGGAGTTCATCGCCAGGAGGCAGGTCTTCCTCTTCCTGACcaccttgctgcagcagctggagttcAGTGTCCGTGACGGCAGGAAGGTGGACATGACGCCGCGCTACGGACTGTCCCTCAAGCACAAGCGATGCGAGCACTTCCAGGTCAAGCAGCGCTTCCCCATGGCGAGCCTGAGCTGA
- the CSK gene encoding tyrosine-protein kinase CSK isoform X1: protein MVSWYRVTCPSREIRAPDPPEKMSGMQAVWPSGTECIAKYNFHGTAEQDLPFSKGDVLTIVAVTKDPNWYKAKNKVGQEGIIPANYVQKREGVKAGIKLSLMPWFHGKITREQAERLLYPPETGLFLVRESTNYPGDYTLCVSCEGKVEHYRIIYSSSKLSIDEEVYFENLMQLVEHYTTDADGLCTRLIKPKVMEGTVAAQDEFSRSGWALNMKDLKLLQIIGKGEFGDVMLGDYRGNKVAVKCIKNDATAQAFLAEASVMTQLRHSNLVQLLGVIVEEKSGLYIVTEYMAKGSLVDYLRSRGRSVLGAECLLKFSLDVCEAMEYLEANNFVHRDLAARNVLVSEDNIAKVSDFGLTKEASSTQDTGKLPVKWTAPEALREKKFSTKSDVWSFGILLWEIYSFGRVPYPRIPLKDVVPRVEKGYKMDAPDGCPAIVYEVMKKCWTLDPGHRPSFHQLREQLVHIKEKELYL from the exons ATG GTCTCATGGTACCGAGTGACGTGTCCCTCCCGTGAGATTCGCGCCCCCGACCCCCCTGAGAAGATGTCAGGGATGCAG GCCGTGTGGCCGTCCGGTACGGAGTGCATCGCCAAGTACAACTTCCACGGCACCGCCGAGCAGGACCTGCCCTTCAGCAAGGGGGACGTCCTCACCATCGTCGCGGTCACCAAG GACCCCAATTGGTACAAGGCGAAGAACAaggtggggcaggagggcatCATCCCCGCCAACTACGTGCAGAAGCGGGAGGGAGTGAAGGCCGGCATCAAGCTCAGCCTCATGCC GTGGTTTCACGGGAAGATCACGCGGGAGCAGGCGGAGCGGCTGCTGTACCCCCCCGAGACGGGGCTGTTCCTGGTGCGGGAGAGCACCAACTACCCGGGGGACTACACGCTGTGCGTCAGCTGCGAGGGCAAGGTGGAGCACTACCGCATCATCTACTCCTCCAGCAAGCTCAGCATCGACGAGGAGGTCTACTTCGAGAACCTCATGCAGCTGGTGGAG cattaCACCACGGACGCGGACGGGCTGTGCACGCGCCTCATCAAGCCCAAGGTGATGGAGGGCACGGTGGCAGCACAGGACGAGTTCTCCCGCA gtggctGGGCCCTCAACATGAAGGACCTGAAGCTGCTGCAGATCATCGGCAAAGGGGAGTTTGGAG ACGTGATGCTGGGCGATTACCGGGGGAACAAGGTGGCCGTCAAGTGCATTAAAAACGACGCCACGGCGCAGGCGTTCCTGGCGGAGGCGTCGGTGATGAC GCAGCTCCGCCACAGCAACctggtgcagctgctgggggtgaTCGTGGAGGAGAAGAGCGGCCTCTACATCGTCACCGAGTACATGGCCAAG GGCAGCCTAGTGGATTACCTGCGGTCGCGCGGGAGGTCGGTGCTGGGCGCAGAGTGCCTGCTCAAGTTCTCCTT AGACGTGTGCGAGGCCATGGAGTACCTGGAGGCCAACAACTTCGTGCACCGGGACCTGGCGGCCAGGAACGTGCTGGTGTCGGAGGACAACATCGCCAAGGTCAGCGACTTCGGGCTCACCAAGGAGGCGTCGTCCACGCAGGACACGGGGAAGCTGCCGGTGAAATGGACGGCGCCCGAGGCGCTTCGAGAAAAG AAATTCTCCACCAAGTCGGACGTGTGGAGCTTCGGGATCCTCCTCTGGGAAATCTACTCCTTCGGGCGAGTGCCTTATCCGCGAATC cccctgaAGGACGTGGTGCCCCGCGTGGAGAAGGGCTACAAGATGGACGCCCCCGACGGCTGCCCCGCCATCGTCTACGAGGTGATGAAGAAGTGCTGGACCCTGGACCCCGGCCACCGGCCGTCCTTCCACCAGCTCCGCGAACAGCTAGTGCATATCAAAGAGAAGGAGCTCTACCTGtga